The region GACGTTCGGTGTGAGAGTTCACTGCTGGGTGGAGGTTGAGCAGTGCTACGTCTGTGAGATATTACTACCAGTAATGCATAGTGGCGGTCCAACAGCGAGAGCAGAACCAGCATCTTCCACTGCTAGCTTGaagagttattatttttttggctgtttgtttagctttctgaccaTCGTCTCTTCCGGGTGAGTGTTGGTAGTTGTGTGCTGCTATCTGGCCGCTctggatgtcttttttttctgcagtgagcCTCGATATAGCCAAACTCcgtcaagtgtttgttttgtcatattAGGTtggttgtgttgatgcattttgacatGCTTAACCCCCAAGGTAATTATGAGTCGCAACACACAAACTTCCCCATTCACTCTGAGTGCTGAAGTTCCTCACCACATTGCTTAGCATTTATTGCCGCGCGtagtgtgaaggaaagaggtGATGAGCAGCACACGCAGGCTGCAAAGTGAGATACAGGTTTTGATGGTCGCCGACTGGCAATCACCGATCAGACACTTTTTCACGGCAATTGGCTGATTGTGATCGGTGGCTGATCAATAGGCACAcctctaatatatatatatatatatatatattacacaGTTTATAAACTCTGTAAGACCTGTACTATTTTGACTGCATTTAGTTGGTGGAAAATGGCAGTTCTGGTGGCACCTGACACTAGGTACCACCAAGTGTCAGGTGCTGCAAGCTGAgtctggtggcccaccaggctgtttaaacactgggggaaaccctgattaTGTAACAAATAAAACTCTGCAAAACTTTGAGCTCCATTTTTACCAACTTCTGTTTATCAGTGCTTGTGTTTAACACCATTGTAGTTGCTACGTGACACAACGTATGCCGAATAATGGTGGGAGTAAATCTGAAGGTCAGTTCATCCAATTTCACAGCCTTTCACTGCCAGACTTCATGGTCAATGTAGGCCGTGTTCTTTGATGACTCTCTGAGAATGCAGCCCCTGAGATTAGACACACCCACTATTCTCTTAAGTGTAGCATTGAATTATTCACATAatgcttttctcttcttttctttatgtGCCAGGCACCTTGGTCCAGGCTGGGATGACAACCTAAAGCTGGACGTTGGAGTTACATCAGCATTATTCGGGCACCCTGCTCTTCATGTAGCTGGTCTGCTTTAGGGTGCCATGGCCACTGGAACAGAGAACCGCCATGACCATATTCTGGAGAAAGCCAAGCTTTCACCAACATCAGGGAAACGCAGGAGAGCAGAAGGGAAACCCAAGAAGAATTTTCCTTGTCAGGAGTGTCAGAAGGCATTCAACAGCCTGGAGAAGTTGAGGGTGCACTCGTACTCTCACACAGGGGAAAGGCCGTATCGCTGCTCCCATCTGGACTGCACCAAGGCTTTCGTCTCCAAATACAAGCTGCTACGGTACAGCAGGGTGCAGcatgttgatttgttttctttaggcTTATTGAAATCTAGCATTATGATATACTAATGAGTAGCTTTACTTACAGTTCTATGTAACGCATGCTAactttgaatataatttcagccATTCTGAATTCTCATAGATTGTGTCTGTGTTCCAAGGCATATGGCAACTCACTCACCAGAAAAAAGCCACAAGTGTTCAtactgtgaaaaaatgtttcaccgCAAGGATCACTTAAAAAATCACCTGCACACTCATGATCCACACAAGGAGGCCTTCACCTGTCAGGAGTGCGGAAAGAGCTACAACACCAAGCTGGGCTTTAAGCGCCACCTGGCCCTCCATGCTGCACACAGCGGAGACCTGACCTGCCAAGTGTGCCTGCAGCTGTTccccagcactgtggttctcctGGAACACCTCAAAACACATGCTGGCAAGCCATCTGGAGGGACCAAAGAgaagaagcattgttgtgaacATTGTGAGCGTCAGTTTTACACCCGCAAAGATGTGCGACGCCACATGGTGGTGCACACTGGACGCAAGGATTTCCTCTGTCAATTCTGTGCTCAGCGCTTTGGTAGGAAGGATCATCTGACACGCCACATGAAGAAGAGCCACACCAGGGAGCTGCTGAGGGTAAAAAGTGAACCAGCTGATTCGCTGGAGACAGATGTTTATGATTTGGCTACTGGAAGCATCAAGGATGAGCTTCCAGCAACATTGACAGCAAGATCACTCCAGGTTAACATGTTCACAAGCTCTGACCTGGACACACAGCCCTTTTCTTCCCCCAGTAATcccttttctttaaagtacCCACTGAGCTCCAACTTTACCTCATACACCATCACCTCACATGAGAGGGAGCAGAATCTAAAGGGAGAACTGGAGACCTATCTAATGGAGTTGCAGAACACCTTGCCATCCTCATCCTCTGCATCCGTAGAGCCTCAAGTCCCGTCCTCCAAACTCGACTTGTTACCTCATGTAGGTATGCTGGAGGAAGCAAGCGAGGAGTCATCCCTCTCCAAAATTTCCACGCCAGCAGCAGGTCCTGCAGCAGACTCTATGGCCTCATCTTCTTCACTTATGGATTTTTCCCAACTGTTCAACTTCTTGCCACACAACGGGCCTCCATACAATCATGTAGGAAGTGGCGGGGGCAGCATAGGACCAGCCGTCACCTTTCCTTCCACTGAAGAATCAGTTCCTCTACTTCAGCTGCCCCCCCAGATACCTGTGGGTGAAGAACCTGCAGAGAGTCCTCTCCAAGGACTCCCCTCCTCCTTCATATGTAGCCTGAGCACACCCACAACACTACCCCGGTTTCACCAAGCATTTCAGTGATGGAGTCTGTCCTGCCAAATGCAGAGCCCCCATAGCTGAAACAGCCAAACATGATTCCAATAATTCTAGATAGTCAGGTCATTTGTTAAAAAGTGAAGAGACAATTACAAAGCAGTAGGTGCATGATGACCAGGGCCAGCagttacaaacacacacagctttaTATGTATCTGGCTTATTCAACCTTAGCAGATCTTCACCTTTATTCCAGATAAATTACCCTGTTCTTTATTTCTGGAAATATTCTCCCAaagtctttttctttcatatttccTAAGCTGCTCCAAAGACAGAAATTACTTAAACATCTATGAGCTTCAATGTTCCTCTTTAATAGCATGATAGAAAGTGTCACTCAGCTTCATGCTGATTTAATGattgttgcaataaatcagCAATAAGGAACTTATTGTGATATGGATATAATGATATAGGCAGCTCATCTTTAACCAACACTGCCACACCATTGAAAAGTTTTTATCTGGGACATTTTCTCTAACTGCAGTAGTTCAGATGAGTCACACACAGTTTACTTAGAACTTAATAATCATTCCTAACTCTTTATGGCAACATAGACCCCTACTTTAGCTTTATACATTGCCATAATGTAGAGTGCTACTTTAGATTTTAGTGTTGCCATATTTTTAAAGCACAGTTCTGTAGTTTTGCAAGAATTCAAACTCTAATCATTTTAACTGGGAAAACATCTCCTAATATATGAACTGTTTTGTTCATGAAATAGGTTGTAGACATGACAGAATGTAATAAAAGGACACACTTTACTCAATCTGAATCACTGAAAGCAAATTACCATGCTAGAACTACTGAGTATCTATTTAACTTTCCGACAATAAGTAAATCCACAAAACAATATACCGTAATTGAAACTCCTAAAATATTGAGCTAAAAGTGATCCAGCAACAAGGTTTGTGAGAGTCAGCATTCAATGATTAGCAGTGATAGGCTTCTTTCTTCAATCCCAGTTAATCACCCAACAAGAGAACCAAACTATCTGTGGGCAAGGTACTGCATCCCTCATATGCCTATGGATATGTAAATGGAAACTGACTtacttaaaatgattttttggcCAAATATCAAAACTACGAGCTGTTTCTCATAAATCAAGTTGAAACGATTTAAATAACTCAACAAAACGAATGGTTTCTCCACATAAAATGCCACTTTTGTTGTAAGTGACCCTTACATTCACAGGGGTCAGGAAGTGACTAAAATCCGCAAATACTTGAGACCCtctctaaaaatgcttataactGCCTTACAacttttaatagtttaaatacCAGATATGCCTTAATATATAGTGATAAATACAATGGAAACTGTCTTAGCACTACTGCAGAACTAGCATCCTCTGTCTTTCTTGTTTCGACTCTTTGGGGTACAGCCCGTCAGCatcaaggaaaatgaatggtgcCCCTTGATTGGCTCCTTTGCAAATGCCAGTATGTCTTGTCGTATTGCACATAGGTATTTCAGATTCACaagctgtattttctttcaaatcaaTCTGAAGCCTGTATACTTGATTGCATTGCTAAAATCTGTGATAATGACATTAATTATGACTAAGTCCAAATTTTCTGGcttctattttttgtttgtttctttgccaTTTCATATTCCCAACAGTTCTCAGTGAGCTTTGAATCAACTACTCAAAATCTAGAACCTCCATGGACATTAAGGACAGAGTTTATCCTTCAGCTCAAATATAATATAGAATCTACATGCAAAGAGTGAGTATATGATATCTACAATTGAGAGATGCTTGATGTAAGCAGACTTTTGCAATATTGCTCACAGAGGACCCCTGTTGATTCAATGTTCAGTTTATGGAGATTCacctattcacagatttttctgtgaacCATGTTACTCCAAAtgatttgcaaatatttttggacaGCACATCTAAATTTCTAAAGGAAATATGGCTTGACAAGCAAAAATTTGTAAGTGCAGTTTTACTTCacatgctattggctggtggttgcaaagcagccaattcAGTAGTTTCATCAATTTTCCGTGGCAATGATTGGCTGTAACCCCAAGAGTAGAGGTAGGGAAAACTGGGGACAGCAGCTGCTGAGGTAATGCTAAGACAGTTTTCATTGCGTGTATTAATGTATATTAAGGTATAATTATTGTCTGAATGAGTAAAGTAGGCAGATATGGGGTTTTAGGAGGGTTCTTaattatttgtggattttagctaTTCACAGTTGGTTACAATCCCTAACCGTGGTGTATGCTGGGGGTCCACTGCACATTGATGTTCCAACAAAGATTGCAATTCCATGTATTGTATTGGTATATAAAGAACTTTTTATGCCAATTAAAACTAAAGTTATAAAGTTGACATAAGTTTGGAGCACTTCCCATTTAATACAGAGGCTTCAGTTCTATAAATAAGGGCTCCTCCAAGAGTTTCTTTAATAgaagaaaacactaaaacatggtTATAGCTGAGATGTTCATCTGCTGCCCTGCAAATGAACATCTCATGTGTGACATGTGTGATTCACATGTCACTCAAAACCACCTTGTGATCCACCTAACCCCAAAATTGACCCTTTACCAACACTGATCAGGCATAACTTTATGATCACCTgtctaatatttaaatatctgactAAACATCCCATCAGAGCtgatttttatgtaattattataaCATTagtatattaatatataatgatgtttgaaatataattaaaatatttatagtgATGAAGTTTCCTCTACAATAAACAATAGTTCTATCTCTTGCCTTCTTTTAATGTAAAATCTGCTGTCTGTGTAGACTTTGTTCAGGTCTTAGTAATATGAATGTTGTTGTGAGCTTCCAGAAAGTCTTTACCCAGTGAATCAGTTCCCATTCTCTTGAACTTATCTGCTGTGGCCCCCGAAAGTCTAAAACACTCGATTTTATGCAGGAATGAAGGGATAAGTTCCAACTACTGACGAAGCATGTGAACAGAGACGTAAAATGTCAAAGCACCACCACAAGCCAGGGCAATGGGGAAAATTGTCTTGGCAGGGTTTGGCAACGCCTCCCTCACCCAGTCAGTTGAACAATAACTAATACTAACACACAGCATAACAAAAGTTCCATGCAGATATTCATTATCATTATATTCAGTAAGCATTTTTAGGAAAACACAGAAGGGACATAAAAAGAGGGCCGTTGAGTTGAGACATCCATCATAATTcctgtatttttaatttaagtctgTCTTCTACATCTTTATATGGAAATCATGTTCTCTTATTTACTGACAGATTGTAAATCACATTTAACACTGATTCTTCATTTCAACATGCCATTAGCAACTCTCATTCATCATTGTGTTAATCAATGAATGTCTGTATTGTCATTGGGCCAAAGCAGTACAACACAATTCAGAAATGCAACTCAATGTGACATTCATGCTACAATAAAAATCGAAGTTAATAAAAGTaggtttaaatataaatactgtCCTTACATCTAGTGTTGCTGTTTATGTGGAGTTGGGTTCTGCTCACCTGGGATCCCAGCCTTCTGGGACACGCTTTGGTTCTGTCCTGATTCTTCTAGAGTCAAGATAATTGAtatgggaaaaaatgtctttgaagaTGAAAACCTCTTTAGAAAACTGAACAGAGCATGGAAGGAGATTTTAATGTTCAGATTCAATCTTTAACAAGTCAAAGTAAGACCCAACCTGTTGAGGTTAAACATCTGTCAGctcctgtttctttttctgagaCTAGGAATAACTTTAGATGTGTGAAGTCCACATTTATTTGCATGGGGTCAAGTGCTAAGtatagaaaacagaataatataaaatgtatagTTTTGATAATATGCAATTCAAGTCTCAAGATGAGCCTTTCACAACCAGTCCTAGTTCCAATCCTTCAATTTCTTGAAGTGGAACCAATAATTGCCTTGCATTCAAATGTATCATCTGCCAAAGTCACAGATTTGGGAGTAGAAAATACCAGGCGTTCTTTACCCAGACAGCAGTTAGATTTTTTTGACCCATATAAATATGGAGAGACTGTGGATTAATCAGGAgagtatttgtcttttattgtgaaggCTGAAAGTTACACTCCAATTCATGTTGATGTATTCTTGAGCTAGGCAATTAACCAAAAGTCACCTACCAATCTGTGTATTGGTGTAAGAACATCACTGTTTGAGAGCAGCTTTGACAGGTCAAAAAAGTGATATaaaagttcagtccatttaaaGTTTCTCATGGCATAGATCTCCCCTCTAAGGATCCTGATCTTGGTaactgtttcattttctgaCGTTTTCTATCTGTTCTGCTTTCCCATATTGTTTTGTCATTAGAAACTATGTGTTGTTAAAATCCATCAGCATATACGTTGGTTGCCAGGAGCTGCTGCTTTCACTGTCAGGTTACAGGTGAAGAACTCTCTCTTTTCCACTAGCTGTGGAGTCATCCAAAAGTTCAAAAAATAAGCAGACATGATTTGTGTGAGAGTGGTGAAAAAGACAGTTGTTCTTGTATTGATGCATGAATGACCTTATCTGATAAATATCTGGGGTAGCTGAGACTCTCTGTTGGAAATAGAACCATCTGAACAGGGAATGGAGATCAGGGTTCCCTCAATGAACTGTTGTGTGGTTGATCTGTAAAAACACCTGGTTTGGGTGATGTGTGCTTTCTGTTGAAATGCACAGAACTGACATTTCATTAGTGTCCATCATAGTGTTCTTTACCTCACAGCTTCAGTATTCAAATCATGAACTCCAGTTTCTGTTTAACATTAAGTTCCCTTGTACTCCTTCCTGAATAAGGTTTTTGTAGACCATGTAAAATGTAGAGTTGAATGTTATTGTGTCAAAGCATTTATCAGTGTGTGCTACCTGTAACTTGTgaagattttatgaaaaatgtttttgataattGCAGCACTTTGTGTTCATGAAATGCTTTTAATCTTCTAGTGCTTTTGGTTTAAATGCTTAATACAAATGTATAAATGATATATTTACCTCTTTTAGAGaacagtaaaatgtaaatacattataaatgttttatttttacagtttaacgTTTTGACAGTGTTTTTCCGATAAGTGTACTTTTTGCTTTACTTGCACACAGTCTGTATGCAGTTTGAAACGCATACATGTTAGTTGAAGTTAATTATTCATACGCTCTTATAGGCGAAGCCATGACAAACAAGATTTAGTGAACATTTTAACACCTAGATATATCTTGCTCCAGcatgttttaattcaaactaATGATGCTTAAAAGAAGGTCTATACAACCTGAGATAAACAATACATTCAATTTTGAATTGTCCTCATTCATCCAACATTAAACTAAGCTAAAATGCAGAAGCAGATTTTAGACCTTAAGCCCAGTCTTTGATTCAATAACTTCAAATAATCATCTCCTGTATGACCTTATCAGAGTTCTGTGTTATTATTAGAGAAGTATTTTCACAGAACTATTTAAGTTTAATTGGTGCTCATAAGAGATTTCATCAGACTGGGATCTGGACAGGGGATTGGCTACTTCAACAGCCTCATTTTATCCTTTATCTGTTATTCTGTTGTAGATATGAATTGTCTTTTTGGATGAGCTACTTGGGCCAAGCTTCAACTGGAGGACAGATGGCCTTAACTCTGTCTTGAGAATACATTGTGAATGGTACAGAGCAGGGCTTCGCAGTGGAGCagctggtagcactgttgccttgcagcaagaagatcctggCTTTCCCCTGTGCATCCATCAGTTTTCTCTGGGTATCTTGGCTTCCTTCCATAGTCTTAAAACATGACCACATTGTTAATTAGTCTCTGTAAAATTGCCCTTAgagatgagtgtgtgtgcatggttgtttgccCTGTGATGGCCTCCCATTACCTCCCCACAGTGTACTCTGCCTCCCACCCAATAACTGAAGACAAGTAGCCTATCTGTTGGGTATAGACCATGGCTGGATGGTGCCGAGCTGTTCAGGGTAAACTTAAATGAGCTCAATGT is a window of Xiphophorus maculatus strain JP 163 A chromosome 21, X_maculatus-5.0-male, whole genome shotgun sequence DNA encoding:
- the plag1 gene encoding zinc finger protein PLAG1, translating into MATGTENRHDHILEKAKLSPTSGKRRRAEGKPKKNFPCQECQKAFNSLEKLRVHSYSHTGERPYRCSHLDCTKAFVSKYKLLRHMATHSPEKSHKCSYCEKMFHRKDHLKNHLHTHDPHKEAFTCQECGKSYNTKLGFKRHLALHAAHSGDLTCQVCLQLFPSTVVLLEHLKTHAGKPSGGTKEKKHCCEHCERQFYTRKDVRRHMVVHTGRKDFLCQFCAQRFGRKDHLTRHMKKSHTRELLRVKSEPADSLETDVYDLATGSIKDELPATLTARSLQVNMFTSSDLDTQPFSSPSNPFSLKYPLSSNFTSYTITSHEREQNLKGELETYLMELQNTLPSSSSASVEPQVPSSKLDLLPHVGMLEEASEESSLSKISTPAAGPAADSMASSSSLMDFSQLFNFLPHNGPPYNHVGSGGGSIGPAVTFPSTEESVPLLQLPPQIPVGEEPAESPLQGLPSSFICSLSTPTTLPRFHQAFQ